In Neisseria dentiae, one DNA window encodes the following:
- a CDS encoding M48 family metallopeptidase: MKKAFPLRSAIAAATLAAALAGCTSVADMVGYDSNTLNESAAKSYGQVMQQARSKQVLDTTSQTSRRIHSVFNRLRPHAERANQTGVAFNWQMSVIKSNELNAWAMPGGKMAMYTGMVDRLKLSNDEIAAVVGHEMAHALLEHSKKAIGQQVLTGLAANVGGSIVAASTGISSDAIGLSSDLLSQYGVNMPFSRSQEREADALGVRLMAEAGYNPQAAVSVWEKMNRVSDNNNAWNAITSSHPTNNARMEAIRKMLPEVIPVYERNRR; this comes from the coding sequence ATGAAAAAAGCTTTCCCCTTACGTTCTGCAATTGCCGCCGCAACCCTGGCCGCCGCTCTGGCCGGCTGCACCTCGGTGGCCGATATGGTGGGCTACGACAGCAACACCCTCAACGAAAGCGCGGCCAAAAGCTACGGCCAGGTGATGCAGCAGGCGCGCAGCAAACAGGTGCTCGACACCACTTCGCAAACCTCGCGCCGCATCCACAGCGTGTTTAACCGCCTGCGCCCCCATGCCGAGCGCGCCAACCAAACCGGCGTGGCGTTCAACTGGCAGATGAGCGTGATCAAATCCAACGAGCTGAACGCTTGGGCGATGCCCGGCGGCAAAATGGCGATGTACACCGGCATGGTTGACCGCCTGAAACTGAGCAACGACGAAATCGCCGCCGTAGTCGGCCACGAAATGGCGCACGCTTTGCTCGAACACAGCAAAAAAGCCATCGGCCAGCAGGTGTTAACCGGCTTGGCGGCCAATGTCGGCGGTTCGATTGTGGCCGCCAGCACCGGCATCAGCAGCGATGCCATCGGCCTCTCTTCCGATCTTTTGAGCCAATACGGCGTGAATATGCCGTTCTCGCGCAGCCAGGAGCGCGAAGCCGACGCCCTCGGCGTGCGCCTGATGGCGGAAGCGGGCTACAACCCGCAGGCCGCCGTTTCGGTGTGGGAGAAAATGAACCGTGTGAGCGACAACAACAACGCTTGGAACGCCATCACTTCGTCGCACCCCACCAACAATGCGCGTATGGAGGCTATCCGCAAAATGTTGCCGGAAGTGATACCGGTTTACGAACGCAACCGCCGCTGA
- a CDS encoding IS3 family transposase produces MRAKHPLKYLLHSAGIPKSSFHYHIGKADPDAAAKTAVSEVYRRHKGRYGHRRIAAVLSWNKKKVQRIMGLLGLKAKVRSKKAYRPQAVGEASDNILNREFTAGKPADKWPTDVTEFKCTDGKLYLSPILDVFNREIVAYSLGRRANSKMVAQMLDQAFGRLKGQTPLLHSDQGVLYRTEAYRTKLAEKGIVQSMSRKGNCWDNAPMESFFGTLKTESFYQEGALSVAELTEVIDDYIHYYNHERISLNLKKLSPVGYRTQLEKAV; encoded by the coding sequence TTGAGGGCGAAACACCCGCTGAAATATCTGCTGCACAGTGCCGGCATTCCCAAAAGCAGCTTTCATTACCATATCGGCAAAGCCGATCCCGATGCGGCGGCCAAAACCGCCGTGAGTGAAGTCTATCGCCGACACAAAGGCCGTTACGGTCATCGGCGGATTGCCGCCGTATTGTCGTGGAACAAAAAGAAAGTGCAGCGCATTATGGGTTTGTTGGGACTGAAAGCCAAAGTCCGCAGTAAAAAAGCCTACCGTCCGCAAGCAGTAGGAGAGGCTTCGGACAATATTCTCAATCGAGAGTTTACCGCTGGCAAACCGGCAGACAAATGGCCGACCGATGTGACGGAGTTTAAATGCACAGACGGGAAGCTGTACTTATCGCCGATATTGGATGTGTTTAATCGGGAGATTGTGGCCTATTCTTTAGGCCGCAGAGCAAACAGTAAAATGGTGGCGCAAATGTTGGACCAAGCATTCGGCCGTCTGAAAGGCCAAACGCCGCTGCTGCATTCCGACCAGGGTGTGCTTTACCGCACCGAGGCTTATCGAACGAAATTGGCTGAGAAAGGGATTGTGCAAAGTATGTCGCGCAAAGGTAATTGCTGGGACAATGCGCCGATGGAGAGTTTTTTCGGTACACTGAAAACGGAGAGTTTCTATCAGGAAGGTGCGCTGTCGGTGGCGGAGCTGACAGAGGTAATAGATGATTACATACATTACTACAATCATGAACGGATTAGTTTAAACTTGAAAAAGCTGAGTCCTGTCGGCTACAGAACCCAGCTTGAAAAGGCTGTTTGA
- a CDS encoding helix-turn-helix domain-containing protein gives MPSRTPLPRTAEHFNVSRTHLRRWIAAYRQGGIAALQHPQATFMKTEIFAKFF, from the coding sequence ATACCGAGCCGTACTCCATTACCGCGCACCGCAGAGCACTTCAACGTCTCACGCACCCACCTGCGCCGTTGGATAGCCGCCTATCGGCAAGGCGGTATCGCCGCACTCCAACACCCGCAGGCTACGTTTATGAAGACTGAGATCTTTGCAAAATTCTTTTAG
- a CDS encoding PhoX family protein has translation MSKPYLIKNRHADDISNTSSNPAFSQVLQAKLSRRSLLQGSAAAGAAAVLPLGLLQSSGAQAKTAASSARARRLGFKSVPFSTQDTVVVPEGYTARAFYKWGDPVGIAGKMPAFKPDASNSTQEQAYQAGMHHDGMAFFPLPLGSNRADHGLLAMNHEYIDNGLLFPDGTANWDLNKARKGQNAMGVSVVEVRRSGNGWEIVRPSAYARRITVNTPMSISGPARGHALMKTAADSRGTTVLGTMQNCANGKTPWGTYLTCEENWSDIFTKPSGNMTALEKRYGIGREEKEYLWSGVDNRFDSDKNPNEANRFGWVVEIDPFNPQSTPRKHTALGRIKHEGAEVTITPGGRVAVYMGDDQRFEYIYKFVSKNTYRPDNGNRTHNMSLLEEGTLYVARFNADGSGDWLPLVYGQNGLTAENGFADQGEVLVKTRMAADLLGATKMDRPEWISADPFASGSLYCTLTNNNERGKEGKPGADAANPRNDNRFGHIIRWQEKGGDGTQTAFTWDILVLAGNKQAAKAEHKGNIKGDDFGSPDGLSFDHRGVLWIQTDVSSSTINQKEYAGMGNNQMVATIVGSGEYRRFLTAPRGAEVTGIAFTPDNKTLFINIQHPGEPSEGLSDPHNPKAVSSWPDGPSGGRPRAATVVITKNDGGVIGS, from the coding sequence ATGAGCAAGCCCTACCTGATTAAAAACCGCCACGCCGACGACATCAGCAACACCAGCAGCAACCCGGCATTTTCCCAAGTGTTACAAGCCAAACTCTCGCGCCGCAGCCTGCTGCAAGGCAGCGCGGCCGCCGGCGCAGCTGCCGTTTTGCCCCTGGGTTTGCTGCAAAGCAGCGGCGCACAGGCAAAAACCGCCGCCTCATCTGCCCGCGCCCGCCGGCTGGGCTTCAAAAGCGTGCCGTTTTCCACGCAAGACACCGTAGTCGTGCCCGAAGGCTACACCGCCCGCGCCTTCTACAAATGGGGCGACCCCGTAGGCATTGCCGGCAAAATGCCCGCCTTCAAACCCGATGCCTCCAACAGCACACAGGAACAAGCCTATCAGGCCGGCATGCACCACGACGGCATGGCGTTCTTTCCGCTGCCGTTGGGCAGCAACCGCGCCGACCACGGCCTCTTGGCCATGAACCACGAATATATCGACAACGGCCTGCTGTTTCCCGACGGCACCGCCAACTGGGATTTGAACAAAGCCCGCAAAGGCCAAAACGCCATGGGCGTGTCGGTGGTTGAAGTGCGCCGCAGCGGCAACGGCTGGGAAATTGTGCGCCCGTCTGCCTACGCGCGCCGCATCACCGTCAACACCCCGATGAGCATCAGCGGCCCGGCACGCGGCCATGCCCTGATGAAAACCGCAGCCGATTCGCGCGGCACCACCGTATTGGGCACCATGCAAAACTGCGCCAACGGCAAAACCCCGTGGGGCACTTATCTGACCTGCGAAGAAAACTGGAGCGACATCTTCACCAAACCCTCCGGCAATATGACCGCACTGGAAAAGCGTTACGGTATCGGCCGCGAAGAAAAAGAATACCTGTGGAGCGGCGTTGACAACCGCTTCGACAGCGATAAAAACCCTAACGAAGCCAACCGCTTCGGCTGGGTGGTCGAAATCGATCCTTTCAACCCGCAATCCACCCCGCGTAAACACACTGCCCTGGGGCGCATCAAACACGAAGGCGCCGAAGTCACCATTACACCGGGCGGCCGTGTGGCCGTGTATATGGGCGACGACCAGCGCTTCGAATACATCTACAAATTCGTTTCGAAAAACACCTACCGCCCCGACAACGGCAACCGCACCCACAATATGAGCCTGCTGGAAGAAGGCACGCTGTATGTTGCCCGCTTCAATGCCGACGGCAGCGGCGACTGGCTGCCGCTGGTGTACGGCCAAAACGGCCTCACCGCTGAAAACGGTTTTGCCGACCAAGGCGAAGTATTGGTGAAAACCCGCATGGCTGCCGACCTGCTCGGCGCCACCAAAATGGACCGCCCCGAATGGATCAGCGCCGACCCGTTCGCCTCCGGCAGCCTCTACTGCACGCTCACCAACAATAACGAGCGCGGCAAAGAAGGCAAACCCGGCGCCGATGCCGCCAACCCGCGCAACGACAACCGCTTCGGCCACATCATCCGCTGGCAGGAAAAAGGCGGCGACGGCACGCAAACCGCCTTCACATGGGATATTCTGGTGCTGGCCGGCAACAAACAGGCCGCCAAAGCCGAGCACAAAGGCAACATCAAAGGCGACGATTTCGGCAGCCCCGACGGCTTATCGTTCGACCACCGCGGCGTGCTGTGGATTCAAACCGACGTTTCCTCATCAACCATCAACCAAAAAGAATACGCAGGCATGGGCAACAACCAAATGGTCGCCACCATCGTCGGCAGCGGCGAATACCGCCGCTTCCTCACCGCCCCCAGGGGTGCGGAAGTTACCGGCATCGCCTTCACGCCCGACAACAAAACCCTGTTTATCAACATCCAGCACCCCGGCGAACCGAGCGAAGGCTTGAGCGACCCGCACAACCCCAAAGCCGTTTCCTCCTGGCCCGACGGCCCCTCAGGCGGCAGACCGCGTGCTGCCACCGTGGTAATCACCAAAAACGACGGCGGGGTTATCGGCAGCTGA
- a CDS encoding DUF445 domain-containing protein, translating into MHTLSAEARTNRARARLKKSRRWATGLLLLACVLFAASAAYVKHYPALGYVKAFAEAAMVGALADWFAVTALFRHPLGLPIPHTAILPRNQHRIADELGRFIENNFLQGRPIALRVYQAAPSEKLLAWLARPQTRVQWLPWLAAQLPALFKVAKPEQTARFLGMLLAEQYSGERIGKTLSDGLKALKAQGLHETLFNAVLKQARRWLQDPETRLLLEQNLREWAAKIESDAPSAWEKLKASLKGTLVDKVDGWVSEKALDWADGYLAAALADPNHRIHRSFNEQYDRMADALSRSRLWHKRLEQGKMQLAQSPAVREMLEKSWQSLQTWTQNDVQKADSLWLAQLNKLLDHMIAQAQRYPQFMRRTDVRISLMVRDFVMRYKDKAALFVADKVKGWDSSQMVEKLELSVGRDLQFIRINGTLVGGLVGLAIYCVSQWVF; encoded by the coding sequence ATGCACACCTTGTCTGCCGAAGCCCGCACCAACAGGGCGAGGGCGCGTTTGAAAAAAAGCCGCCGCTGGGCCACGGGGCTGTTGCTGCTGGCCTGCGTGCTCTTTGCCGCATCGGCCGCTTATGTCAAACACTATCCCGCGCTCGGTTATGTGAAAGCCTTTGCCGAAGCGGCGATGGTGGGCGCGCTGGCCGACTGGTTCGCCGTTACCGCGCTGTTCCGCCACCCGCTGGGGCTGCCGATTCCGCACACCGCGATTCTGCCGCGCAACCAGCACCGCATTGCCGACGAACTGGGGCGGTTTATCGAAAACAATTTTTTGCAAGGCAGGCCGATTGCATTGCGCGTGTATCAGGCCGCGCCGAGCGAAAAACTGCTGGCGTGGCTGGCCCGGCCGCAAACCCGCGTCCAATGGCTGCCGTGGCTGGCCGCCCAACTGCCCGCGCTCTTCAAAGTGGCCAAACCCGAGCAAACCGCACGTTTTCTGGGTATGCTGCTGGCCGAACAATACAGCGGCGAAAGAATCGGCAAAACGCTTTCAGACGGCCTCAAGGCCCTGAAAGCGCAAGGTTTGCACGAAACGCTGTTTAACGCCGTGCTGAAACAGGCACGCCGCTGGCTGCAAGACCCCGAAACCCGTTTGCTGCTCGAACAAAACCTGCGCGAGTGGGCGGCCAAAATCGAAAGCGACGCACCGAGCGCCTGGGAAAAACTGAAAGCCTCGCTCAAAGGCACGCTGGTAGATAAAGTGGACGGCTGGGTGTCGGAAAAAGCCCTCGACTGGGCCGACGGCTATCTGGCCGCCGCGCTGGCCGACCCGAACCACCGTATCCACCGCAGCTTCAACGAGCAATACGACCGCATGGCCGACGCCCTGAGCCGTTCCCGCCTGTGGCACAAACGGCTGGAACAGGGAAAGATGCAGCTCGCCCAATCCCCCGCCGTGCGCGAAATGCTCGAAAAAAGCTGGCAGAGCCTGCAAACGTGGACGCAAAACGACGTGCAGAAAGCCGATTCGCTGTGGCTGGCGCAACTGAACAAACTGCTCGACCACATGATTGCGCAGGCGCAGCGCTACCCGCAGTTTATGCGCCGCACCGACGTACGCATTTCGCTGATGGTGCGCGATTTCGTGATGCGCTATAAAGACAAGGCGGCCCTGTTTGTGGCCGACAAGGTTAAAGGCTGGGACAGCTCGCAGATGGTGGAAAAACTGGAGCTGAGCGTCGGCCGCGATTTGCAGTTTATCCGCATCAACGGCACGCTGGTCGGCGGCCTGGTGGGGTTGGCGATTTACTGCGTGTCGCAATGGGTGTTTTAA
- a CDS encoding 1-acylglycerol-3-phosphate O-acyltransferase: MSRQKAPISLRLARLAKLAVWLFKTGRNLSNLDGSDPQARDKALITLGSTALQAVGAKLNVTTPPEHFHVSGTLVVANHVSWLDIFAMSALFPSSFIAKQEISTWPVLGKMGRNAGTVFINRNSRKDVEPINQAIAAALKAGQNVSFFPEAKTSSGLDVLPFKAALFQSAMDAGAPIQTMVLRYYDHNGRRTDIPSYANVSLAKSLWRIVSMPELHIRVDFAKPIHPAALPGQDRFALKDAAETYVREKVLEDVTV, from the coding sequence ATGTCCCGACAAAAAGCCCCGATTTCCCTGCGCCTCGCACGCTTGGCCAAGCTTGCCGTTTGGCTGTTTAAAACCGGCCGCAACTTGAGCAACCTCGACGGCAGCGACCCGCAGGCGCGCGACAAGGCACTGATTACGCTGGGTTCCACCGCTTTGCAGGCAGTAGGCGCGAAACTCAACGTTACCACGCCGCCCGAACACTTTCATGTGAGCGGCACGCTGGTGGTGGCCAACCATGTTTCGTGGCTGGATATTTTCGCCATGAGCGCGCTGTTTCCCAGCAGCTTTATCGCCAAACAGGAAATCAGCACCTGGCCCGTGTTAGGCAAAATGGGCCGCAACGCCGGCACGGTGTTTATCAACCGCAATTCGCGCAAAGATGTGGAACCGATCAACCAAGCCATCGCCGCCGCCCTGAAAGCCGGGCAGAACGTCAGCTTTTTCCCCGAGGCCAAAACTTCGTCGGGGCTGGACGTGCTGCCGTTCAAAGCCGCGCTGTTCCAGTCGGCGATGGATGCCGGCGCGCCGATTCAAACCATGGTTTTGCGCTACTACGACCACAACGGCCGCCGCACCGATATCCCCTCTTATGCCAATGTGAGCCTGGCCAAATCGCTATGGCGCATCGTTTCCATGCCCGAGCTGCATATCCGCGTGGATTTCGCCAAACCGATACACCCCGCCGCCCTCCCCGGCCAAGACCGCTTTGCGCTGAAAGATGCCGCCGAAACCTATGTGCGCGAGAAAGTGCTGGAAGACGTAACCGTTTGA
- the mutM gene encoding bifunctional DNA-formamidopyrimidine glycosylase/DNA-(apurinic or apyrimidinic site) lyase, with product MPELPEVETTLRGIAPHINGQTVASVAVRQPKLRFPVTPGLAEILSGQTVQSCTRRAKYLLIHFPTGLLLVHLGMSGSLRIFTANGTQAAEAGKHDHLDIVFANGTVLRYHDPRRFGMMLWFAGAAEHHPLLAALGPEPLGDAFDAAYLYGRLRTQKRAVKLSLMDNAVVVGVGNIYANESLFKAGISPKRPACKVSRKECAKLAEAIRSVLQRAIAAGGSTLRDFVDSEGKSGYFQQEYTVYGRHNQPCPQCGRLILKETLGQRGTFYCGHCQK from the coding sequence ATGCCCGAACTGCCCGAAGTCGAAACCACCCTGCGCGGCATCGCGCCCCATATAAACGGCCAAACCGTTGCATCGGTGGCGGTGCGCCAACCCAAGCTGCGTTTTCCCGTTACGCCCGGTTTGGCGGAAATTCTGAGCGGGCAAACGGTGCAAAGCTGCACACGCCGGGCCAAATATCTGCTGATTCATTTTCCTACCGGCCTGCTGCTGGTGCATCTGGGTATGTCGGGCAGCCTGCGGATTTTTACGGCAAACGGCACGCAGGCCGCCGAAGCGGGCAAGCACGACCATCTCGACATCGTTTTTGCCAACGGCACGGTGCTGCGCTACCACGACCCGCGCCGCTTCGGCATGATGCTGTGGTTTGCGGGCGCCGCCGAACACCATCCGCTGTTGGCCGCGCTCGGCCCCGAACCGTTGGGCGACGCATTCGACGCCGCCTATCTCTACGGCAGGCTGCGCACGCAGAAACGCGCCGTGAAGCTCTCGCTGATGGATAATGCGGTGGTGGTGGGCGTGGGCAATATCTACGCCAACGAAAGCCTGTTTAAAGCGGGCATTTCGCCCAAACGCCCCGCCTGCAAAGTCAGCAGGAAAGAATGCGCGAAGCTGGCGGAAGCCATACGCTCGGTGCTGCAACGCGCGATCGCTGCGGGCGGCAGCACCCTGCGCGACTTCGTTGACAGCGAAGGCAAAAGCGGTTATTTCCAGCAGGAATACACGGTTTACGGCCGGCACAACCAGCCCTGCCCGCAATGCGGCCGTTTGATTTTGAAAGAAACGCTGGGGCAGCGCGGCACGTTTTACTGCGGCCACTGCCAAAAATAG
- the tyrS gene encoding tyrosine--tRNA ligase, translating to MTSIIQDLQSRGLIAQTTDLEALDALLNEQKIALYCGFDPTADSLHIGHLLPVLALRRFQLAGHTPVALVGGATGMIGDPSFKAVERSLNTAETVAGWVESIRNQLKPFLSFEGDNAAIMANNADWFGGMGCLDFLRDIGKHFSVNAMLAKESVKQRIERDDVGISFTEFSYALLQGYDFAELNKRHGVTLQIGGSDQWGNITWGIETTRRLHQKQVFGLTLPLVTKSDGTKFGKTEGGAVWLNAKKTSPYQFYQFWLKVADADVYKFLKYFTFLTVEQIDEIEAKDKESGTKPEAQRILAEEMTRLIHGEEALQAAQRITESLFAEDQSKLTEADFEQLALDGLPAFQVSGRLNVVEALVTAQLASSNKEARGFVGSNAVFLNGQAAEKNNPDHAAEKPDDAYLLTDAHKRFGKYTIVRRGKRNHALLVWK from the coding sequence ATGACCTCCATTATCCAAGACCTCCAATCGCGCGGCTTAATCGCGCAAACCACCGACCTCGAAGCCTTAGACGCTTTGCTCAACGAACAGAAAATCGCGCTCTACTGCGGTTTCGACCCCACCGCCGACAGCCTGCACATCGGCCATCTGCTGCCCGTGTTGGCCTTGCGCCGCTTCCAACTGGCGGGGCATACGCCAGTTGCACTGGTGGGCGGGGCAACGGGTATGATCGGCGATCCGAGTTTCAAAGCCGTTGAGCGCAGCTTGAATACGGCGGAAACGGTGGCGGGCTGGGTGGAAAGCATTCGCAACCAACTCAAACCGTTTTTGAGTTTCGAAGGCGACAACGCCGCGATTATGGCCAACAATGCCGATTGGTTCGGCGGCATGGGCTGCTTGGATTTCCTGCGCGACATCGGCAAGCATTTCTCCGTGAACGCCATGCTGGCGAAAGAATCGGTAAAACAGCGCATCGAACGCGACGATGTGGGCATTTCCTTTACCGAGTTTTCCTATGCCCTGCTGCAAGGCTATGATTTTGCCGAGTTGAACAAACGTCATGGCGTTACCCTGCAAATCGGCGGTTCCGACCAATGGGGCAACATCACTTGGGGCATCGAAACCACGCGCCGTCTGCACCAGAAACAAGTGTTCGGCCTGACCCTGCCGCTGGTAACGAAATCCGACGGCACCAAATTCGGCAAAACCGAAGGCGGCGCGGTATGGCTGAACGCGAAGAAAACCTCGCCGTATCAGTTTTACCAGTTCTGGCTGAAAGTGGCCGATGCCGATGTGTATAAATTCTTGAAATACTTCACATTCTTAACCGTCGAACAGATTGACGAAATCGAAGCGAAAGACAAAGAGAGCGGCACCAAACCCGAAGCGCAACGCATTCTGGCCGAAGAAATGACGCGCCTGATTCACGGCGAAGAAGCCTTGCAAGCGGCGCAGCGCATCACCGAAAGCCTGTTTGCCGAAGACCAAAGCAAGCTCACCGAAGCCGACTTTGAACAACTCGCGCTCGACGGTTTGCCTGCGTTTCAGGTGTCAGGCCGTCTGAACGTGGTGGAAGCGCTGGTAACGGCGCAACTGGCTTCGTCCAACAAAGAAGCGCGCGGTTTCGTGGGCAGCAATGCGGTGTTCTTAAACGGCCAAGCAGCCGAGAAAAACAACCCCGACCACGCGGCGGAAAAACCCGATGATGCTTATTTGTTAACCGATGCACACAAGCGTTTCGGCAAATACACCATCGTGCGCCGCGGCAAACGCAACCATGCACTCTTGGTGTGGAAATAA
- a CDS encoding REP-associated tyrosine transposase yields the protein MRTYLRNRAAGGCFFLTLVLEDRSSHLLVKHINAFRQAYRDARMRYRFETHAVAVLPDHVHMLITLPENQSDCAPIVANLKAGFSRRLPNDEFVSNSRLAKRERGIWQRRYWEHTIRNQQDFANHMDYIHYNPVKHGCVDAVKDWPYSTFQRCIQQRVYPQDWGGNPDADIYTD from the coding sequence ATGCGTACTTATCTTCGCAACCGCGCAGCAGGCGGCTGCTTTTTTCTGACGTTGGTTTTGGAAGACCGCAGCAGTCATTTATTGGTGAAACACATTAACGCCTTCAGGCAGGCATATCGTGATGCCCGTATGCGTTATCGGTTCGAAACACACGCTGTTGCAGTCTTGCCCGACCATGTTCATATGTTAATTACCCTACCGGAAAACCAATCGGATTGCGCACCGATAGTTGCCAACTTGAAAGCTGGTTTTTCCCGACGGTTGCCTAATGATGAATTTGTGAGCAACAGCCGTTTGGCAAAACGGGAGCGCGGTATTTGGCAGCGGCGCTATTGGGAACACACCATCCGAAATCAGCAGGATTTCGCCAACCATATGGATTATATTCATTACAATCCTGTCAAACACGGCTGTGTTGATGCTGTAAAAGATTGGCCTTATTCGACATTTCAGCGGTGTATACAACAGAGAGTTTATCCGCAAGATTGGGGCGGCAACCCCGATGCGGATATTTATACGGATTAA
- the ychF gene encoding redox-regulated ATPase YchF: protein MSLKCGIVGLPNVGKSTLFNALTQSGIEAANYPFCTIEPNVGIVEVPDPRMAALAKIVNPQKMQPAIVEFVDIAGLVAGASKGEGLGNQFLANIRETDAIVNVVRCFDDDNIVHVSGRVDPIADIETIGTELALADLASVEKAIVREEKRARSGDKDAQKLVDLCKKLLPHLDEGKPVRSFGLDAEERAMLRPLFLLTAKPAMYVGNVAEDGFENNPHLDRLKELAAKENAPVVAVCAAMESEIAELEDDEKAEFLAEMGLEEPGLNRLIRAGYDLLGLQTYFTAGVKEVRAWTIRKGDTAPQAAGVIHTDFERGFIRAQVIAYDDFVALGGEAKAKEAGKMRVEGKEYVVQDGDVMHFLFNV, encoded by the coding sequence ATGAGCTTAAAATGCGGCATCGTCGGCCTGCCCAACGTCGGCAAATCCACCCTGTTCAACGCGCTGACCCAATCGGGCATCGAAGCGGCCAACTACCCCTTCTGCACCATCGAACCCAACGTCGGCATCGTCGAAGTGCCCGACCCGCGCATGGCCGCGCTGGCGAAAATCGTCAACCCGCAGAAAATGCAGCCCGCCATCGTCGAATTCGTCGACATCGCAGGCTTGGTGGCCGGCGCCAGCAAAGGCGAAGGCTTGGGCAACCAGTTTCTCGCCAACATCCGCGAAACCGACGCCATCGTGAACGTGGTGCGCTGCTTTGACGACGACAATATCGTGCACGTTTCCGGCCGCGTCGACCCGATTGCCGACATCGAAACCATCGGCACAGAATTGGCTTTGGCCGACTTGGCCAGTGTGGAAAAAGCCATCGTCCGCGAAGAAAAACGCGCCCGCAGCGGCGACAAAGACGCGCAGAAACTGGTGGATTTGTGCAAAAAACTGCTGCCGCATCTGGACGAAGGCAAGCCCGTGCGCTCATTCGGTCTCGACGCCGAAGAACGCGCCATGTTGCGCCCCCTGTTCCTGCTCACCGCCAAGCCCGCCATGTATGTGGGCAACGTCGCCGAAGACGGCTTTGAAAACAACCCGCACCTCGACCGCCTGAAAGAACTGGCCGCCAAAGAAAACGCGCCCGTCGTCGCCGTGTGCGCCGCGATGGAAAGCGAAATCGCCGAACTCGAAGACGACGAAAAAGCCGAATTCCTTGCCGAAATGGGCTTGGAAGAACCCGGACTCAACCGCTTAATCCGCGCCGGCTACGACCTGCTCGGCCTGCAAACCTATTTCACCGCCGGCGTGAAAGAAGTCCGTGCATGGACAATCCGTAAGGGCGACACCGCCCCGCAAGCCGCAGGCGTTATTCACACCGACTTCGAACGCGGCTTTATCCGCGCGCAAGTGATTGCTTATGATGACTTCGTGGCGCTCGGCGGCGAAGCCAAAGCCAAAGAAGCGGGCAAAATGCGCGTGGAAGGCAAGGAATATGTGGTGCAGGACGGCGATGTGATGCACTTCCTGTTTAATGTGTAA